The Humulus lupulus chromosome 3, drHumLupu1.1, whole genome shotgun sequence genome window below encodes:
- the LOC133822476 gene encoding xyloglucan endotransglucosylase protein 34 — MYINNVIRGEKQRLQKGLHSSSFPTNQSSPFTTGHHAFLLLLFLTVDNMGSHLHWTMLLGLLLMVSGTMGAPPRRAVNVPFGRNYVPTWAFDHIKYFNGGSDIQLHLDKYTGTGFQSKGSYLFGHFSMQIKLVPGDSAGTVTAFYLSSQNSEHDEIDFEFLGNRTGQPYILQTNVFTGGKGDREQRIYLWFDPTKDYHSYSVLWNLYQIVFFVDAVPIRVFKNCKDLGVKFPFNQPMKIYSSLWNADDWATRGGLEKTDWSKAPFVAAYRGFHIDGCESSVNANYCATQGKRWWDGPEFQDLDQSQWRYLRWVRQKYTIYNYCTDRVRYPTMSPECKRDRDV, encoded by the exons ATGTACATTAATAATGTAATAAGAGGTGAAAAACAAAGACTACAAAAAGGGCTTCACTCCTCCTCTTTTCCCACAAATCAGTCATCACCATTCACCACCGGTCATCACGCCTTTCTCCTCCTTCTGTTTCTCACAG tgGACAACATGGGCAGTCACCTGCATTGGACGATGCTTTTGGGTCTGCTTCTAATGGTGTCCGGAACTATGGGAGCTCCTCCTAGGAGAGCAGTGAATGTGCCATTTGGCAGAAATTATGTGCCTACATGGGCTTTCGATCACATTAAGTACTTCAATGGAGGCTCAGACATTCAGCTCCATCTGGATAAATACACTG GTACTGGCTTTCAATCCAAAGGTTCTTACTTGTTCGGCCACTTCAGTATGCAAATAAAGCTGGTCCCGGGTGACTCTGCCGGAACAGTGACTGCTTTCTAC CTATCTTCTCAAAACTCTGAGCACGATGAAATAGACTTTGAGTTCTTGGGGAACAGAACAGGGCAACCCTACATTTTACAGACGAATGTGTTCACGGGAGGAAAGGGAGACAGAGAGCAGAGGATTTACCTCTGGTTTGACCCTACCAAAGATTACCATTCCTACTCTGTTCTTTGGAACCTTTATCAGATTGT ATTCTTTGTGGACGCCGTGCCCATCCGAGTGTTCAAGAACTGCAAAGACCTGGGGGTGAAATTCCCATTCAACCAGCCAATGAAGATCTACTCGAGCCTGTGGAATGCGGACGACTGGGCTACCAGAGGTGGGCTTGAGAAGACTGACTGGTCCAAGGCCCCATTCGTTGCGGCCTACAGAGGGTTCCACATCGACGGATGCGAGTCGTCGGTGAATGCCAACTACTGCGCCACCCAAGGAAAGAGATGGTGGGATGGTCCTGAGTTCCAAGACCTTGACCAGAGCCAGTGGAGGTATCTCAGGTGGGTCCGCCAAAAGTACACCATCTACAACTACTGCACCGATCGTGTCAGATACCCCACCATGTCACCTGAGTGCAagcgagaccgagacgtttga